Genomic segment of Truepera radiovictrix DSM 17093:
ACCCACTCGGCGAAGCCCAGGCCTGCAAGCTCGCTGTAAGGGGGTTTAAAGGCCGCCTGCCAGGCTTCGAGGGCGGCGGCTCCGCCGCGCCGGTGCGATACGCCGATAAGCGCTAAACGTTCCACTGTCTTTAGTGTAATCGGAATGATTTTGAGAGGGTGTCACCAAAGTGTCACAGCCGCCGGTGCGCGCTGCGGCCGTGACAAGCACTTTGGGCATGGGCTTAAGATAGCCGAACCCCACCGCCGGCGCGCCACGGACAAATGTCACGCACGCACGCGCGCGTGGCACCCCCAACTCGCGGCGCGAGAACGATCAAACCGCGCTCATAGCACGTCGCACGCGCGCGGCGACCCTACATGCGACGAAAGGCTCGCCGCACCGCCTTATAGGGGCTCCTCGCCGCTAATGTCGGGCATCGCGGCGGCGGCGCCGAGCGGGTTGGAGACGGCGTGCCGCGCGCGCGCCCAGGCCTCTTTGAGGGCGTGCTCCTCGGGGGAGAGCAGCTCCTCGGGGGTGTCGGCGTAAGCGCCGACCTCGTCGGCTTTGACCTTCAAGATGTCGTTTAAAACCCGGTGCAGAGCGTTACGCACCTCGAGCCCCTCGCGGAGTAGGTCCTGCAACTCGAGCACCCGCCCGACCAGCTCGCTGTGGCTCATCGCCTCGAGCTCCTCCCGCGTGCGCTGCATACAAACCTCCTTAGGTGGGTCGCTCGCCGACCTCGGTTCAGAGAATCTTACTGAAGTGCGCGCGGGGGATGCTATAGCGTTTCGGGCCGCTCGGGCCCGCACCGCGGCGCTAGCGCCAGGGGAAACCGATGCCGCGCCACGCGAAGCGCACCTGCCGCAGCACGTCGCGGGTGCGCCACGCGTTCGTCTCCTCGACGGGTTTGAGAAGGCGCCACGCCTGCATCCGCAGCGCTCCGGAGAGCAGGAACAGGGTGTGAAAGCCCGTCCAGGTAAAGCCCAAGAGCTCCCCCTCGAGCCTCGAGAGGGCGAGCAGCAGCGGCCCCGAGAGGGTGCCGCCGACAAAGCCCGCGACGCCGGTTGCAAAGCTGTACATGGCGATAAAGGCGGTGCGGTTGTCTTTGGGGGCGCTCACCAGGGCCAGGTTGAAGATGGCGGGGCCGATGGCGCCCCACGCGAGCGCGTCGAATACGGCGCTCAACCATACCGGCCAGAGGTGCGTTGCGGTCGCTAGCATCCAGCTTAGGGGCATTGCGGTACCCGCGAGCGTGGTGCCGATGGCGAGCACCGCTTTGTTGCCGTAGCGGTCGGCGACGTGGCCCCAAAACGAGGTCGTCAGGAGCGCCGTGCAGGAGGCGATGGCGCTCCAGAGGGCGATCTGGGTAAAGCTCATCTGGAGGTGCTGCAAAAAGTAGGTAAAGACAAAGGGCGCGGCGAGCATCACGGCGGCCTGCCAGTAGATGCCGAAGAGGAGGAAGCGGCGGAAGTTCGGGTGCTGCCACGGCGTGCGAAAGGTCTCCCGAAACCCCGGACGCGCGCCCAAGGTCTGCGGTTCGTAGTGAAAGAGGAGGAGCACGACGCCCACAAGGGCCGCGCCGACGCCGACGCCGAGGACGACCTGAAAGTTGAGCGGCGCCTGAAGCCGGTCCAAGAGCCACCCAGCGCCTAGGTTGGCGACCATCCCCACGACCCCGACGACCCCCGTGCGGAAGCCGAAGTAGCGCCCGCGCCGCCCTTCGGGGACGACCTCACCCAGCCAAGACG
This window contains:
- a CDS encoding MFS transporter, which codes for MTPPRPPTDAPLQQLPTPLADAAPAASVPHGTSSPVALPTPPAAPDASPTPLPEAARTTPVRTVQARKAPTPAQVRRTLRLSVVEGGLTQAFLNWTTGSVIVGYALHLGASPTEIGLIGSVPMLAQVASPLAAWGAALFGRLKLLTALTALLGRGLWLLAAFLPLLGVPEAQRPAFIVLLVMVSSFFQASTATLWASWLGEVVPEGRRGRYFGFRTGVVGVVGMVANLGAGWLLDRLQAPLNFQVVLGVGVGAALVGVVLLLFHYEPQTLGARPGFRETFRTPWQHPNFRRFLLFGIYWQAAVMLAAPFVFTYFLQHLQMSFTQIALWSAIASCTALLTTSFWGHVADRYGNKAVLAIGTTLAGTAMPLSWMLATATHLWPVWLSAVFDALAWGAIGPAIFNLALVSAPKDNRTAFIAMYSFATGVAGFVGGTLSGPLLLALSRLEGELLGFTWTGFHTLFLLSGALRMQAWRLLKPVEETNAWRTRDVLRQVRFAWRGIGFPWR